Part of the Longimicrobium sp. genome is shown below.
CCTCGGGGTGCATGCGGTGCAGGCCGGCTCCCTCGATCTCCATCCCGTGGTTGCCGGCGTACGCGATGCCGGGGATCGCAGCGCGCTCGCGCACGTCGGCCAGGCCGCGCCCGCTGACGACGGCGGCCTCCACGCCGGGCATCGCCATCAGCCGGTCGAGCGCGGCGCGGGTGGTGGCGGGCATCGCGGCGAGCTCGGGGCGCTCCACGATCGGCGCCAGCGTGCCGTCGAAATCCAGGAGGAGCACCAGCTGGCCGTGCTCCTTCCATCCAGCGGCCCAGACCGGGACCCGCTCCAGCGCGTGAGGCAGCATTCCGAACGCTCCCGTGCTCCGTTATCATTCCGCCCGCATTCACGAGCCCATCCCCGCAGCCACGCGACGCATGACCTGGACAGAGGGCCTGAAGTTCGACGAGCGGGGCCTGGTGCCCGTCATCGCCCAGGACGCGGCGACGGGCGAGGTGCTGATGCTGGCCTGGGCCAACGCCGATGCGCTGCGCCTGACCACCGAGACCGGCCGCGCCCACTACTGGAGCCGTTCGCGCGCCTCGCTGTGGATCAAGGGCGAGACGAGCGGCAACACGCAGGAGGTGGTAGACGTCCGTATCGACTGCGACGCCGACGCCATCCTCTACCGCGTGCGCCAGAGCGGCCCCGCCTGCCACACCGGCGAGCGGAGCTGCTTCCACCGCGTCGCCGACGGCCCCGACCTCGCCCCCGCCCCCGACCCGCGCCCGGTGCTCGCGCGCGTGCAGGACATCGTCGCGCGCCGCCACGACGAGCGCCCGCGGGACTCGTACACCACGTACCTGTTCGACGCCGGCACGGACAAGATCCTCAAGAAGGTCGGCGAAGAGGCCACCGAAACGATCATCGCCGCCAAGAACGGCGACTCCGCCGAGCTCGCCAGCGAGACCGCCGACCTCCTTTTCCACATCCTGGTCCTCTGGCAGGCGCAGGGCCTCCCCTTCGCCGCCGTCTACGCCGAGCTGGACCGCCGCTTTGGCGCCGCCCCCCGCCCCGGCTCCACCGCCCCCCCGCCCCGCCGCGCCTCCGACGGAACCTGAAGCCCTGAATCGCCCGCCGAGTAAACTCGCGGCAACAACCGCACAAAATCCGCCTTCGCGGACTGATAGCCGCTCACGAGACCGCTTCAGCGGTCTTCGCGTAGTTCCAGCCGGGGGATTTATCCCCCGGTGCCCCGGCGCCAGCCCCCCACCCCCCACACAAAGCGGCAGCCCCCCGGCTCCTCCCGGAAAGCTGCCGCACCCCCATCCCAAACCCCGCATCCCTCACCCAACCCCACCGATCACCGCGCAGGCATCGCCGGCTCCAGCCTCCGCTGCGGCTTCCGCACCGCCACCAGGACGTCGCGTCCCAGCTCGGGAAGCGCGCGGCCCTTGAAGGAGGCGTCCAGGATCATCTCCTCGTCGCCCGGGTCGCGCCACCCGCCGTCCAGCGGCTCGCTCCACAGCACCCGCGTACCGGCCACCGCAAACGGCTGCACCCAGAACATCCTCGTCCCCGCCCGGTCGCGCGCCTCGGCGATCAGCACCGAAGACCCGTCCATCTGCGCCTCCAGGGCCAGGAGGAGGCGGTCCGGCTTCTTCTCCGCGGCGAACCGCGCGATCGCGCCGGAAAGGATCTCCGGCGATGCACCCCCGATCCCGTCCGGCATCGGGATGTTGAGTGTCCTGAACTCCGGTGTCGCGTGCCCCGGCGCCTCGTGAACGCTGCGGATGCGCGGCGGCGTGTCCATCCCGCCCAGGGCCGCCTGCCCTATGTCGTCCCGCACTTCGTC
Proteins encoded:
- the hisIE gene encoding bifunctional phosphoribosyl-AMP cyclohydrolase/phosphoribosyl-ATP diphosphatase HisIE translates to MTWTEGLKFDERGLVPVIAQDAATGEVLMLAWANADALRLTTETGRAHYWSRSRASLWIKGETSGNTQEVVDVRIDCDADAILYRVRQSGPACHTGERSCFHRVADGPDLAPAPDPRPVLARVQDIVARRHDERPRDSYTTYLFDAGTDKILKKVGEEATETIIAAKNGDSAELASETADLLFHILVLWQAQGLPFAAVYAELDRRFGAAPRPGSTAPPPRRASDGT